The Oxalobacteraceae bacterium OTU3CINTB1 genome includes a window with the following:
- the gmhB gene encoding D-glycero-beta-D-manno-heptose 1,7-bisphosphate 7-phosphatase: MGTPSLKLIILDRDGVINHDSPDFIKSPAEWIPIPGSLEAIARLNQAGYRVVIASNQSGIAREFFDMTILNAIHAKMHHLAQQVGADIDAVFFCPHAAADNCDCRKPKPGMFNEISQRYKVSLKGVPVVGDSLRDLQAGYVTGCVPYLVLTGKGEKTQQTGGLPPGTLVFPDLAAMVVHLLKTSVPPALHVVS; this comes from the coding sequence ATGGGTACGCCGTCCTTGAAACTGATCATCCTCGATCGCGACGGCGTCATCAACCATGATTCGCCCGATTTCATCAAGTCGCCGGCCGAGTGGATTCCCATCCCCGGCTCGCTCGAAGCGATCGCACGCCTGAACCAGGCCGGCTATCGCGTGGTGATCGCGTCGAACCAGTCGGGCATCGCGCGCGAGTTCTTCGACATGACGATCCTCAACGCCATCCACGCCAAGATGCACCATCTGGCGCAGCAGGTCGGCGCCGACATCGATGCCGTGTTCTTCTGCCCCCACGCGGCGGCCGACAACTGCGACTGCCGCAAGCCGAAACCGGGCATGTTCAACGAGATCTCGCAGCGCTACAAGGTCAGCCTCAAAGGCGTGCCGGTGGTGGGCGACTCGCTGCGCGACCTGCAGGCCGGCTACGTCACCGGCTGCGTGCCTTACCTGGTCCTGACCGGCAAGGGCGAGAAAACCCAGCAAACCGGCGGCCTGCCGCCCGGCACCCTGGTGTTCCCGGACCTGGCGGCGATGGTGGTCCACCTGCTTAAAACCAGCGTGCCGCCGGCGCTGCACGTCGTTAGCTAA
- a CDS encoding M48 family metallopeptidase has protein sequence MPPTTAVPVKPRVAPPTSEQPTTAKRQLMVGEFILEYELRRSTRRSIGFMIDDDGLRVTAPKRISIAEIDNAIRTKQHWILSKLKERRERRAARLQKPPVEWIDGAQLPYLGADITLRLLVGGRNRTSYNPATRELSMVLVPGATETLLKERVKSWYQQEAKVLFEQRLDLYAGRLGVSYHSFGLSSAGTRWGSCTVDRKIRLNWKLIHFSLPLIDYVVAHELAHTLEMNHSADFWNTVGRIYPEYDEAKNLLRKRAQELPVLFA, from the coding sequence GTGCCCCCGACCACGGCGGTCCCGGTCAAGCCGCGCGTGGCGCCTCCGACGTCCGAGCAGCCGACGACGGCCAAGCGCCAGTTGATGGTCGGTGAATTCATCCTCGAATATGAACTGCGCCGCTCGACGCGCCGCTCGATCGGCTTCATGATCGACGACGACGGCCTGCGCGTGACCGCGCCCAAGCGCATCAGCATCGCCGAAATCGACAACGCCATCCGCACCAAGCAGCATTGGATACTGAGCAAACTCAAAGAACGGCGCGAACGGCGCGCCGCGCGGCTGCAAAAGCCGCCGGTGGAATGGATCGACGGCGCGCAGCTTCCGTATCTGGGCGCCGACATCACCCTGCGGCTGCTGGTGGGCGGACGCAATCGCACCAGCTACAACCCGGCCACGCGCGAGCTGTCGATGGTGCTGGTGCCCGGCGCCACCGAGACGCTGCTCAAGGAGCGGGTCAAGTCCTGGTACCAGCAGGAGGCCAAAGTGCTGTTCGAGCAGCGCCTGGACCTGTATGCGGGTCGCCTGGGCGTCAGCTACCACTCGTTCGGGCTGTCGTCGGCCGGCACGCGCTGGGGCTCGTGCACGGTCGACCGCAAGATCCGCCTGAACTGGAAACTGATCCACTTCTCGCTGCCGCTGATCGACTACGTGGTCGCCCACGAACTGGCGCACACGCTGGAAATGAACCACAGCGCCGACTTCTGGAACACGGTCGGCCGCATCTATCCCGAATACGACGAAGCGAAGAACCTGCTGCGCAAACGGGCGCAGGAGTTGCCTGTGCTGTTTGCCTGA
- the waaA gene encoding lipid IV(A) 3-deoxy-D-manno-octulosonic acid transferase, which translates to MRIFYSMMWWLAMPLVLARLWLRGRKEPGYRGYWGERLGFYGAASASSSAAPVLWVHAVSVGETRAAEPLIDALLAEYPNGRIILTHMTPTGRATGQSLFSKHGARLAQSYLPYDTGTMVGRFIQHFKPAVCILMETEVWPNLIATCGARGVPVVLANARLSERSLRKAGRLGSLILDAARGISLVAAQTEADAQRVRSLGVKQVEVTGSIKFDVMVPDAALATGAALRKAIGARPVLLFASTREGEEALILRAVREGRSELPANVLLLIVPRHPQRFDEVAKMVGEAGLNVQRRSQLALDGAAEGSIPAYIDVLLGDSMGEMFAYYAACDCTFVGGSLLPLGGQNLIEPAALGKPVLIGPHTFNFAESTEDALAAGGAQRVADAAGLVTAAARLLRDDAARATMGRGALAFANQYRGATRRTLALLAPLIKH; encoded by the coding sequence ATGCGTATTTTCTATTCGATGATGTGGTGGCTGGCCATGCCGCTGGTGCTGGCGCGTCTGTGGCTGCGCGGCCGCAAGGAGCCCGGCTATCGCGGGTACTGGGGCGAGCGGCTGGGTTTTTACGGCGCCGCTTCGGCTTCCTCCAGCGCCGCGCCGGTGCTGTGGGTGCACGCGGTGTCCGTCGGCGAAACCCGCGCGGCCGAGCCGTTGATCGACGCGCTGCTGGCCGAGTACCCGAACGGCCGCATCATCTTGACCCACATGACGCCGACCGGGCGCGCCACCGGCCAGTCGCTGTTCTCCAAGCATGGCGCGCGGCTGGCGCAATCGTATCTGCCGTACGACACCGGCACCATGGTCGGTCGCTTCATCCAGCATTTCAAACCGGCGGTCTGCATTCTGATGGAGACGGAGGTCTGGCCTAACCTGATCGCCACCTGCGGCGCGCGCGGCGTGCCGGTGGTGTTGGCCAACGCGCGATTGTCCGAGCGTTCGCTGCGCAAGGCGGGGCGTCTCGGTTCGCTGATCCTGGACGCGGCGCGCGGCATCTCGCTGGTCGCCGCGCAAACCGAGGCCGATGCGCAGCGCGTGCGCTCGCTCGGCGTCAAGCAGGTGGAAGTCACCGGCAGCATCAAGTTCGACGTGATGGTGCCGGATGCGGCGCTGGCCACCGGCGCGGCGCTGCGCAAAGCCATCGGCGCGCGTCCGGTGCTGCTGTTCGCCAGCACGCGCGAAGGCGAGGAGGCGTTGATACTGCGGGCGGTACGCGAGGGCCGCTCCGAGCTGCCGGCAAACGTGCTGTTGCTGATCGTGCCGCGCCATCCGCAGCGTTTCGACGAAGTGGCGAAGATGGTCGGCGAGGCGGGGCTCAATGTGCAGCGACGTAGCCAACTGGCGCTGGACGGCGCGGCCGAGGGTTCCATTCCGGCTTATATCGATGTGCTGCTGGGCGATTCGATGGGCGAGATGTTCGCCTATTACGCGGCGTGCGACTGCACCTTTGTCGGCGGCAGCCTGTTACCGCTGGGCGGGCAGAATTTGATCGAGCCGGCGGCGCTGGGCAAGCCGGTGCTGATCGGTCCGCATACCTTTAACTTCGCCGAATCGACCGAGGACGCGCTGGCCGCCGGCGGCGCGCAGCGCGTGGCCGACGCGGCCGGGCTGGTGACCGCTGCCGCGCGCCTGCTGCGCGACGACGCGGCGCGCGCCACGATGGGGCGAGGCGCGCTGGCGTTCGCCAACCAGTACCGTGGCGCCACCCGCCGCACCCTGGCGCTGTTGGCGCCGCTCATTAAGCACTGA
- a CDS encoding H-NS histone family protein — MDLSNMSSADLRNLQEQVKRELKQREGQDLAKAREQILAIAQSVGVPLKDLVGGGAATVRSGKKTGTVAPRYRNPADQSQQWTGRGRQPKWVKEWLDAGKDIAGLKV; from the coding sequence ATGGACCTGTCGAATATGTCTTCCGCGGATTTGCGTAATCTGCAAGAACAAGTGAAACGCGAATTAAAACAGCGCGAGGGCCAGGATCTGGCCAAAGCCCGCGAACAAATACTGGCCATCGCCCAAAGCGTTGGCGTGCCGCTCAAGGACCTGGTCGGCGGCGGTGCCGCCACTGTGCGCAGCGGCAAAAAAACCGGCACGGTGGCGCCGCGCTACCGCAATCCGGCCGACCAATCCCAGCAGTGGACCGGCCGCGGCCGCCAGCCGAAATGGGTCAAGGAATGGCTGGACGCCGGCAAAGACATCGCCGGCCTGAAGGTTTAA
- a CDS encoding phosphomannomutase/phosphoglucomutase: MVSLSKTIFKAYDIRGIIDKTLDAGVARSIGRAFGQAALAKGETKVVIGRDGRLSGPSLTAALAEGLQLAGVDVIDLGVVATPMVYFGTNVLGAASGIMVTGSHNPPDYNGFKMVLAGEAIHGEAITSLYQRIVDHDGSSAAKKGAYSTHDIRAQYLERIIGDVKLARPIKIAVDCGNGVAGAFAGDLYRGMGCEVVELFCEVDGNFPNHHPDPAHPENLQDLIRALQETDAEIGIAFDGDGDRLGVVTKDGQIIYPDRQMMLFAEDVLTRHPGAQILYDVKCTRHLAPYITKSGGVPLMYKTGHSLVKAKLRETGAPLGGEMSGHIFFKDRWYGFDDGLYSGARLLEILTREADPSALLNSLPQSDSTPELHLHLSEGENVIVMDKLRADAEFPGNVQIITIDGLRVEYEDGFGLARSSNTTPVIVMRFEAETPEALARIQGQFKSVILAAKPDAELPF; encoded by the coding sequence ATGGTCTCCTTATCCAAAACGATCTTCAAAGCTTACGACATTCGCGGCATCATCGATAAAACCCTGGATGCGGGCGTAGCGCGCTCGATCGGGCGGGCGTTCGGCCAAGCCGCGCTGGCCAAGGGCGAGACCAAGGTGGTGATCGGCCGCGACGGCCGCTTGTCCGGCCCGTCGCTGACGGCGGCGCTGGCCGAAGGCCTGCAGCTGGCCGGCGTCGACGTGATCGATCTGGGTGTGGTGGCCACGCCGATGGTTTATTTCGGCACCAATGTGCTGGGCGCGGCGTCGGGCATCATGGTCACCGGCAGCCACAATCCGCCGGACTACAACGGTTTCAAGATGGTGCTGGCCGGCGAAGCGATCCACGGCGAAGCCATCACTTCGCTGTACCAGCGCATCGTCGACCATGACGGCTCGTCGGCGGCGAAAAAGGGCGCGTACAGCACCCACGACATCCGCGCCCAGTACCTCGAGCGCATCATCGGCGACGTCAAACTGGCGCGTCCGATCAAGATCGCCGTCGATTGCGGCAACGGCGTGGCCGGCGCCTTCGCCGGCGACCTGTATCGCGGCATGGGCTGCGAAGTGGTCGAGCTGTTCTGCGAAGTGGACGGCAACTTCCCCAACCACCACCCCGATCCGGCCCACCCGGAGAACCTGCAGGACCTGATCCGCGCGTTGCAGGAGACCGACGCCGAAATCGGCATCGCCTTCGACGGCGACGGCGACCGCCTTGGCGTGGTGACCAAGGACGGCCAGATCATCTATCCGGACCGCCAGATGATGCTGTTCGCCGAAGACGTGCTGACCCGCCATCCGGGTGCGCAGATTCTGTACGACGTCAAATGCACGCGCCACCTGGCGCCATACATCACCAAAAGCGGCGGCGTGCCGCTGATGTACAAGACCGGCCACTCGCTGGTCAAGGCCAAGCTGCGCGAAACCGGCGCCCCGCTGGGCGGCGAAATGAGCGGCCATATCTTCTTCAAGGACCGCTGGTACGGTTTCGACGACGGCCTGTACTCGGGCGCGCGCCTGCTGGAGATCCTGACCCGCGAAGCCGATCCGTCGGCGCTGCTCAATTCCCTGCCGCAGTCGGACAGCACCCCCGAGCTGCACCTGCACCTGAGCGAAGGCGAGAACGTCATCGTCATGGACAAGCTGCGCGCGGATGCGGAATTCCCGGGCAATGTGCAGATCATCACCATCGACGGCCTGCGCGTGGAATACGAGGACGGCTTCGGCCTGGCGCGTTCGTCCAACACCACGCCGGTGATCGTGATGCGCTTCGAAGCCGAAACGCCGGAAGCGCTGGCGCGCATCCAGGGCCAGTTCAAGAGCGTGATCCTGGCCGCCAAGCCGGACGCGGAACTGCCTTTCTAA
- the rfbC gene encoding dTDP-4-dehydrorhamnose 3,5-epimerase, producing MNVITTPLQGLLVIEPRVFGDERGFFYESYNARQFAEATGVTANFVQDNHSRSRRGVLRGLHYQIQQPQGKLVRVTAGAVYDVAVDIRKGSPTFGQWYGTELSAENMRQMWIPPGFAHGFVVTSEHAEFLYKTTDYWAPEHERAILWNDPAIGIDWPLALTPTLSHKDLAAVPLAGAEVFP from the coding sequence ATGAACGTCATCACTACGCCGTTGCAGGGATTGCTGGTGATCGAGCCGCGCGTGTTCGGCGACGAACGCGGCTTTTTCTACGAGAGCTACAACGCGCGCCAGTTCGCGGAGGCCACCGGGGTGACGGCAAATTTCGTGCAGGACAATCATTCGCGCTCGCGCCGCGGCGTGCTGCGCGGCCTGCATTACCAGATCCAGCAGCCGCAGGGCAAGCTGGTGCGCGTGACCGCCGGCGCCGTGTACGACGTCGCGGTCGACATCCGCAAGGGGTCGCCGACGTTCGGCCAATGGTACGGCACCGAGCTCAGCGCCGAAAACATGCGCCAGATGTGGATCCCGCCCGGTTTCGCGCACGGCTTCGTGGTCACCAGCGAGCACGCCGAGTTCCTCTATAAAACCACCGACTACTGGGCGCCCGAGCACGAGCGCGCCATCTTGTGGAACGATCCGGCCATCGGCATCGACTGGCCGCTGGCGCTGACCCCGACCCTATCGCACAAGGACCTGGCGGCGGTGCCGCTGGCCGGCGCCGAGGTGTTCCCGTGA
- a CDS encoding 1-acyl-sn-glycerol-3-phosphate acyltransferase, with protein sequence MGHPVLFLRSLIFTIIMVISTVVWALVCFLAAPLPYNKRFWVTARWNVFIVWCAKVICGIRYEIKGAENFPDAPAVVLSKHQSAWETIFLLPNLPRPLVFVFKKEILYIPFFGWAMALLRMIPIDRKQGKNAFKHVVRHGKRRLADGQWIIMFPEGTRIPVGQAGKYKSGGTRLAIATGAVVVPIAHNSGECWPKNSFIKRPGLVTVSIGKPISPEGQTPDGMMQQVETWIESEMRVISPHAYNAG encoded by the coding sequence TTGGGTCATCCCGTATTGTTTTTGCGTTCCCTGATTTTCACCATCATCATGGTGATATCGACCGTGGTCTGGGCGCTGGTGTGCTTCCTGGCCGCGCCGCTGCCGTACAACAAGCGCTTCTGGGTCACCGCGCGCTGGAATGTGTTCATCGTCTGGTGCGCCAAGGTTATCTGCGGCATCCGCTACGAAATCAAGGGCGCCGAGAATTTCCCGGACGCGCCGGCGGTGGTGCTGTCGAAGCACCAGTCGGCGTGGGAAACCATCTTCCTGCTGCCTAACCTGCCGCGCCCATTGGTGTTCGTCTTCAAGAAGGAAATCCTCTATATTCCGTTCTTCGGCTGGGCGATGGCGCTGCTGCGCATGATCCCGATCGACCGCAAGCAAGGCAAGAACGCGTTCAAGCACGTGGTCCGCCACGGCAAGCGACGGCTCGCCGACGGCCAATGGATTATCATGTTCCCCGAGGGGACGCGGATTCCCGTCGGCCAGGCCGGCAAGTACAAAAGCGGCGGTACGCGCCTCGCCATCGCGACCGGCGCCGTGGTGGTGCCGATCGCGCACAACTCCGGCGAGTGCTGGCCAAAAAACTCTTTCATCAAACGGCCCGGCCTTGTTACAGTATCGATAGGTAAGCCAATTTCGCCAGAAGGTCAAACTCCGGACGGCATGATGCAACAGGTGGAAACTTGGATAGAATCAGAAATGCGCGTCATTTCGCCCCACGCCTACAACGCTGGCTAG
- the rfbD gene encoding dTDP-4-dehydrorhamnose reductase, which produces MKILLTGSTGQVGYELVRSLQGVGEVVAVDRQVMDLSDLDQVRDVIRQVRPGLIVNPAAYTAVDKAEGEPALAHRINAEAPGLMAREAKLLGAAMVHYSTDYVFDGAEPAARGEDDPTGPLNVYGASKLAGEQAIAEAGIPHLIFRTSWVYGMRGKNFLLTMLRLARERDELRVVADQHGAPTWSRTIADTSALVLAQARAGGADWWTQHSGVYHLSAQGSTTWCEFTRAIVEAAGLDCRVLPITSAEYPTPAKRPQYSVLSSQRLMTRFCHLPEWKEALRLCMA; this is translated from the coding sequence GTGAAGATTTTGCTCACGGGCAGCACCGGCCAGGTCGGTTACGAACTGGTGCGCAGCCTGCAGGGCGTGGGCGAGGTGGTGGCGGTGGACCGCCAGGTCATGGACCTGTCCGACCTGGACCAGGTGCGCGACGTGATCCGCCAGGTCAGGCCGGGGCTGATCGTCAATCCGGCCGCCTACACGGCGGTCGACAAGGCCGAGGGCGAGCCGGCGCTGGCCCACCGCATCAACGCCGAGGCCCCCGGGCTGATGGCGCGCGAAGCCAAACTGCTGGGCGCGGCCATGGTGCATTATTCGACCGACTACGTGTTCGACGGCGCCGAGCCGGCGGCGCGGGGGGAGGACGACCCGACCGGGCCGCTCAACGTCTACGGCGCCAGCAAGCTGGCCGGCGAGCAAGCAATCGCCGAGGCCGGCATTCCGCACCTGATTTTCCGCACCAGCTGGGTGTACGGCATGCGCGGCAAGAATTTCCTGCTGACCATGCTGCGCCTGGCCAGGGAGCGCGACGAGTTGCGCGTGGTGGCCGACCAGCACGGCGCGCCGACCTGGAGCCGCACCATCGCCGACACCTCGGCGCTGGTGCTGGCGCAGGCGCGCGCGGGCGGCGCCGACTGGTGGACCCAACACAGCGGCGTCTATCATTTGAGCGCGCAGGGCAGCACCACCTGGTGCGAGTTCACCCGGGCGATCGTCGAGGCGGCCGGGCTGGACTGCCGCGTGCTGCCGATCACCAGCGCCGAATATCCGACCCCGGCCAAGCGGCCGCAATACTCGGTGCTGTCGTCGCAGCGGCTGATGACGCGGTTTTGCCATTTGCCGGAGTGGAAAGAGGCGCTGCGCCTGTGCATGGCATAA
- a CDS encoding patatin-like phospholipase family protein: MGLVLGGGAPNSPLIAGALAAFLDQEVEFDVISASGAGVLMGLLYTAPLEGSPREALKRWADTGVADTIYKMMPVNYKLFHKPGKEADAFRGVFSPQVGNSAFPGLQSVLGGSVPWADWTQLMMSTMSPSNLSSKSLGLCAHAPFLEGTIDFSAISTMKPEFYINAYNLNQHSMKIWDKREIQVEHVRAALSFPFLYAPTTIDGEDYIEGAALETLNFDPFIEGKGEHADTDVLVVLDILGDERLLRKPRDLYDSWVGSMITPLVNISKQQLRLFELEHNTDHKTGEPKRHMLKLELMAAVPDQHIPYTMDWSTSNMQLLFDVGYKAATRFCRQNADVLRFADDTEMAA; encoded by the coding sequence ATGGGTTTGGTACTGGGCGGCGGTGCGCCAAATTCGCCATTGATAGCGGGTGCGCTGGCTGCTTTCCTCGATCAGGAAGTCGAGTTCGACGTGATTTCCGCCTCGGGCGCGGGCGTGCTGATGGGCCTGCTCTACACGGCGCCGCTGGAAGGTTCGCCGCGCGAGGCGCTCAAGCGCTGGGCCGACACCGGCGTGGCCGACACCATCTACAAAATGATGCCGGTCAATTACAAGCTTTTCCATAAGCCGGGCAAGGAAGCAGACGCCTTCCGTGGCGTGTTCTCGCCGCAGGTCGGCAATTCGGCGTTCCCGGGCCTGCAAAGCGTGCTGGGTGGTTCGGTGCCTTGGGCCGACTGGACCCAGCTGATGATGTCGACGATGTCGCCGTCGAACCTGTCGTCGAAAAGCCTCGGTTTGTGCGCCCACGCGCCGTTCCTGGAAGGCACCATCGACTTCTCGGCCATCTCGACGATGAAGCCGGAGTTCTACATCAACGCCTACAACCTGAACCAGCACAGCATGAAGATCTGGGACAAGCGCGAGATCCAGGTCGAACACGTGCGCGCCGCGCTGTCGTTCCCGTTCCTGTACGCGCCGACCACGATCGACGGCGAGGACTATATCGAGGGCGCGGCGCTCGAAACGCTGAATTTCGACCCGTTCATCGAAGGCAAGGGCGAGCACGCGGATACGGACGTGCTGGTGGTGCTCGACATCCTGGGCGACGAACGCCTGCTGCGCAAGCCGCGCGACCTGTACGACTCGTGGGTCGGTTCGATGATCACGCCACTGGTCAACATTTCGAAGCAGCAACTGCGTTTGTTCGAGCTGGAGCACAACACCGACCACAAAACGGGCGAGCCGAAGCGCCACATGCTCAAGCTGGAGCTGATGGCCGCCGTGCCGGATCAGCATATTCCGTACACGATGGACTGGTCGACGTCGAACATGCAGTTGTTGTTTGACGTGGGCTACAAGGCGGCGACGCGCTTCTGCCGTCAGAACGCCGACGTGTTGCGCTTCGCGGATGATACCGAGATGGCTGCTTAA
- the waaC gene encoding lipopolysaccharide heptosyltransferase I produces MSPQAGNSNPKPLNILLVRVSSLGDVLHNLPMVADIASRFPDANIDWVVEEGYVSLVRLNARVRTIIPFALRRWRKSLGKPETRAEIKAFFRTLRQQRYDYVFDTQGLLKTGIIMGAARVAEGGRKVGLANGSEGSGYEGVSRIFHHLSIPTDPRTHAVARGRLVAAAALGYQVDTPADFGLPEVSADEPRPAWMPAEPYVVYFHGTARDPKKWAPENWIALGRELAPMPILLPWGSPKELAEAEHLAAHLPNARVLPKLSMADAMLLARHAGLVIGVDTGLTHIAAAFVRPTVEIYADSPRWKTEGNWSPRIINLGDRGAPPSVSEVLAAARRLLG; encoded by the coding sequence ATGTCGCCGCAAGCGGGCAATAGCAACCCGAAGCCGCTCAACATCCTGCTGGTGCGCGTCTCCTCGCTGGGGGACGTGCTGCACAACCTGCCGATGGTGGCCGATATCGCCAGCCGCTTCCCCGACGCGAACATCGATTGGGTGGTGGAGGAGGGCTACGTCAGCCTGGTGCGGCTCAACGCCCGCGTGCGGACCATCATTCCGTTCGCGCTGCGGCGCTGGCGCAAATCGCTGGGCAAGCCGGAGACGCGCGCCGAGATCAAGGCCTTCTTCCGCACCTTGCGCCAGCAGCGCTACGACTACGTGTTCGACACCCAGGGGCTGCTCAAGACCGGCATCATCATGGGCGCCGCGCGGGTGGCCGAGGGCGGGCGCAAGGTCGGCCTGGCCAACGGCAGCGAGGGCTCGGGCTACGAGGGCGTCTCACGCATTTTCCATCACCTGAGCATTCCGACCGATCCGCGCACGCACGCGGTGGCGCGCGGCCGCCTGGTGGCCGCCGCCGCGCTGGGCTACCAGGTCGACACGCCGGCCGATTTCGGCCTGCCGGAGGTGTCGGCCGACGAGCCGCGTCCGGCCTGGATGCCGGCCGAACCTTACGTGGTGTACTTCCACGGCACCGCGCGCGATCCGAAGAAGTGGGCGCCGGAGAACTGGATCGCGCTGGGACGGGAACTGGCGCCGATGCCGATCCTGCTGCCCTGGGGCTCGCCCAAGGAGCTGGCCGAGGCCGAGCATCTGGCGGCCCATCTGCCCAACGCGCGCGTGCTGCCCAAGCTGTCGATGGCCGACGCCATGCTGCTGGCGCGCCATGCGGGCCTGGTGATCGGCGTCGACACCGGCTTGACGCACATCGCCGCCGCCTTCGTGCGGCCGACGGTGGAAATCTACGCCGATTCGCCGCGCTGGAAGACCGAGGGCAACTGGTCGCCGCGCATCATTAATCTGGGCGATCGCGGCGCGCCGCCGTCCGTGTCCGAAGTACTGGCTGCGGCCAGGCGTTTGCTGGGCTGA
- a CDS encoding glycosyltransferase — MFSFLLSFIASALLTLLVIKESRLHGPALDSDFLGVQKVHAHRVARIGGLSIFLSVALSSAISVWRVPSLGNWLFSLLACSAVAFVGGIVEDYTGRVSAARRLLLTMAAAALGYFLLDARIDRIDFPFAAWPIQYVWITLPLTVLAVAGVANAVNIIDGFNGLASVVCICMLLSLGYVALQVNDMFVLIAALMVAGATAGFLIWNYPVGMIFLGDGGAYFIGFMLGELALLLVMRNPQVSTWYAALLLIYPTFETLFSVYRRMFVRGKSPAMPDGIHLHSLIFRRIVQWAVGRKEARALIRRNSLTSPYLWMFSLMAVLPATVFWRHTWVLMVFCILFISSYIWIYVRIVRFKAPRWMIRHKKM, encoded by the coding sequence ATGTTTTCCTTTTTACTGAGCTTTATCGCTTCCGCGCTCCTGACGCTGCTGGTTATAAAAGAATCGCGATTGCACGGGCCGGCGCTGGATTCGGATTTCCTCGGGGTGCAGAAAGTGCACGCGCACCGCGTCGCCCGAATCGGCGGCTTGTCGATATTTTTGTCGGTCGCGCTCAGTTCCGCCATTTCCGTCTGGCGCGTGCCATCGCTGGGTAATTGGCTGTTTTCGCTGCTGGCCTGTTCGGCGGTCGCCTTTGTCGGCGGCATCGTCGAGGATTACACGGGCCGCGTCAGCGCCGCGCGCCGGCTGTTGCTGACCATGGCAGCCGCCGCGCTGGGCTACTTCCTGCTCGACGCCCGCATCGACCGCATCGATTTTCCGTTCGCCGCCTGGCCGATCCAGTATGTCTGGATCACGCTGCCGCTGACGGTATTGGCGGTGGCCGGCGTGGCCAACGCGGTCAATATCATCGACGGTTTCAACGGCCTGGCCAGCGTGGTGTGTATTTGCATGCTGCTCTCGCTCGGGTATGTCGCGTTGCAGGTCAACGATATGTTCGTGCTCATCGCCGCGCTGATGGTGGCGGGCGCCACCGCCGGCTTCCTGATCTGGAATTACCCGGTCGGCATGATATTCCTGGGCGACGGCGGCGCTTACTTCATCGGCTTTATGCTGGGCGAGTTGGCGTTGCTGCTGGTAATGCGCAATCCGCAAGTTTCCACTTGGTACGCCGCGTTGTTATTAATATATCCGACCTTTGAAACCCTGTTTTCGGTTTATCGCCGCATGTTCGTGCGCGGCAAATCTCCGGCCATGCCCGACGGTATACACTTGCATAGCCTGATCTTCCGCCGCATCGTGCAATGGGCGGTGGGCCGCAAGGAAGCGCGCGCGCTGATACGCCGCAATTCGCTCACCTCGCCGTATTTGTGGATGTTCTCGCTGATGGCGGTGCTGCCGGCCACGGTATTCTGGCGCCACACCTGGGTATTAATGGTGTTCTGTATTTTGTTTATCAGCAGTTACATCTGGATTTACGTGCGCATCGTCCGCTTTAAAGCGCCGCGCTGGATGATCCGCCATAAGAAAATGTGA